In Portunus trituberculatus isolate SZX2019 chromosome 24, ASM1759143v1, whole genome shotgun sequence, a single genomic region encodes these proteins:
- the LOC123508023 gene encoding molt-inhibiting hormone produces the protein MVSRAHSRFSCQRTTLLAVVLLAVLWSSSLQQAAARVINDDCPNLMGNRDLYKKVEWICDDCANIYRSTGMASLCRKDCFFNEDFLWCVRATERSEDMMQLKQWVRILGAGRI, from the exons ATGGTATCCCGCGCTCACTCCAGATTTTCTTGCCAG AGGACGACGCTGCTGGCGGTGGTATTGCTGGCTGTCCTTTGGAGCTCCAGTCTCCAGCAAGCAGCTGCAAGAGTTATCAATGACGATTGTCCAAACCTTATGGGAAACAGGGACCTTTACAAAAAGGTAGAATGGATCTGCGACGACTGTGCAAATATCTACCGCTCCACAGGAATGGCCAGTCTTTGCAG AAAGGATTGCTTCTTTAATGAGGACTTCCTGTGGTGTGTGCGCGCTACAGAGCGGTCTGAAGACATGATGCAGTTGAAACAGTGGGTGAGGATTCTCGGGGCCGGCCGGATCTGA